The following proteins come from a genomic window of Denitromonas sp.:
- the wecB gene encoding non-hydrolyzing UDP-N-acetylglucosamine 2-epimerase — translation MTLVGTRPELIKMSRVIAELDRQVEHVLVHSGQNYDFELNQVFFDDLEIRKPDHFLGAAGENAAQTIAEVIAKADAVFEREKPDALMLYGDTNTCLAVIPAKRRKIPVFHMEAGNRCFDQRVPEELNRKVLDHLSDINMVLTEHARRYLIAEGIRPETIIKTGSHMEEVLNYYMPRIEASDVLAREALQSGRFFVVSAHREENVDTPDNLRDLLDTLRGLADTYGFPVIVSTHPRTRKRLEALGETLDHPLIRFTKPFGLLDYIKLQMSAFCVLSDSGTITEEASLLNLPAVTLRNAHERPEGMDEGTLIMSGLKREAVLDAVKVITSQHDRVRRTIPVVPDYQAGPVSKQVVRVVLSYTDYVNRTVWRKS, via the coding sequence ATGACGCTGGTCGGCACCCGACCTGAACTGATCAAGATGAGCCGGGTGATCGCCGAGCTCGACCGTCAGGTCGAGCATGTGCTGGTGCACTCCGGGCAGAACTATGACTTCGAGTTGAACCAGGTGTTTTTCGACGACCTGGAAATCCGCAAGCCCGATCACTTCCTCGGCGCGGCCGGCGAAAACGCCGCCCAGACCATTGCCGAGGTGATTGCCAAGGCCGATGCGGTGTTCGAGCGCGAAAAACCTGACGCGTTGATGCTCTACGGCGATACCAACACCTGCCTGGCGGTTATCCCGGCCAAGCGACGAAAGATTCCGGTCTTTCATATGGAAGCGGGTAACCGGTGCTTTGATCAGCGGGTGCCCGAAGAGCTCAACCGCAAGGTGCTGGACCATCTCTCAGACATCAACATGGTGCTGACCGAGCACGCCCGTCGCTATCTGATCGCCGAGGGTATCCGGCCCGAGACGATCATCAAGACCGGCTCGCACATGGAAGAGGTGCTCAACTATTACATGCCGCGCATCGAAGCGTCGGATGTGTTGGCGCGGGAGGCCTTGCAAAGCGGTCGGTTCTTTGTTGTCAGTGCGCATCGTGAAGAGAATGTCGATACGCCGGACAACCTGCGCGACCTGCTCGACACCTTGCGTGGCCTCGCAGATACCTACGGCTTCCCCGTGATCGTTTCTACCCATCCTCGCACCCGGAAGCGCTTGGAAGCACTCGGAGAGACGCTGGACCACCCATTGATCCGTTTCACCAAACCTTTCGGCCTGCTCGACTATATCAAGCTGCAGATGTCTGCTTTTTGCGTGTTGTCGGACAGTGGCACGATTACCGAAGAGGCCTCGCTGCTCAATTTGCCGGCGGTGACGCTGCGAAACGCGCATGAGCGCCCCGAGGGCATGGATGAGGGCACGCTGATCATGAGTGGTCTCAAGCGCGAAGCCGTTCTGGACGCGGTGAAAGTCATCACCTCTCAGCATGACCGCGTGCGACGCACGATTCCGGTGGTGCCGGACTATCAGGCGGGGCCGGTGTCCAAACAGGTCGTGCGGGTTGTTCTCAGCTACACCGACTACGTGAATCGTACGGTGTGGCGCAAGAGCTGA
- a CDS encoding polysaccharide biosynthesis protein — protein MLHAFEHAQQGDIFIQKAPASTVGDLAQALKELLGRDNPVKIIGTRHGEKLYESLVSREEMAKAEDMGRYYRIPADNRDLNYKKYFVEGERRISELDDYTSHNTERLDVAGVKNVLRPLDYIREVLRA, from the coding sequence GTGCTGCATGCATTCGAGCATGCCCAGCAGGGCGACATCTTTATCCAGAAAGCGCCGGCCTCGACAGTGGGCGATCTGGCGCAGGCCTTGAAAGAGCTGTTGGGCAGGGACAATCCGGTCAAGATTATCGGTACACGCCATGGCGAGAAACTCTACGAATCGCTGGTGTCGCGAGAAGAGATGGCCAAGGCGGAAGACATGGGGCGCTACTATCGTATCCCGGCCGACAATCGCGACCTGAACTACAAGAAGTATTTCGTCGAAGGCGAACGGCGCATTTCGGAGCTGGACGACTACACCTCCCATAATACCGAGCGGCTCGACGTCGCCGGGGTCAAGAATGTGCTGCGGCCGCTTGACTATATTCGTGAGGTGTTGCGTGCTTAA
- a CDS encoding SDR family oxidoreductase, whose protein sequence is MRVLVLGVTGMLGNAVFRVFDGDAKFETWGTLRSASGKRAFIRSAQHRLLENIDVLDHDVLCTVLARARPDVVINCIGLIKQLADAKNPLSALPVNSILPHRLSVLCDLVGARLIHVSTDCVFSGRKGGYVESDMSDAEDLYGKSKYIGEIHDQAHAVTLRTSIIGHELNSNYALVDWFLSQSGSVKGFARAVFSGLPTVELARIMKDFVLPKPALHGLYHVAAAPISKLELLRLVANQYGKDIEIVPDNDFVIDRSLNGHLFSAATGYTSPPWPELVARMHANR, encoded by the coding sequence ATGAGAGTTCTGGTGCTTGGCGTAACTGGCATGCTCGGCAATGCCGTATTTCGTGTATTCGATGGTGATGCGAAATTCGAAACCTGGGGGACGTTGCGCAGCGCTTCGGGAAAACGCGCCTTCATACGTTCTGCGCAGCACCGCCTTCTGGAGAACATCGATGTCCTGGATCACGACGTCCTTTGTACTGTTCTCGCGAGGGCTCGCCCTGACGTCGTCATCAATTGCATCGGGCTGATCAAGCAACTTGCAGACGCAAAAAATCCGTTGTCGGCGCTGCCGGTCAATTCCATCTTGCCTCATCGGCTGTCCGTATTGTGCGACCTTGTCGGCGCACGTCTCATTCATGTGAGCACCGATTGTGTGTTTTCCGGTCGTAAGGGGGGCTATGTCGAAAGCGACATGTCCGATGCCGAAGACCTGTACGGAAAGTCCAAGTACATTGGCGAGATTCACGATCAAGCTCATGCCGTGACGCTGCGCACCTCGATCATCGGACATGAGCTGAACAGCAACTATGCCTTGGTCGATTGGTTCTTGTCCCAGAGCGGAAGTGTGAAGGGATTTGCGCGAGCTGTTTTCTCCGGCTTGCCGACCGTCGAACTCGCCCGGATCATGAAAGATTTCGTGCTGCCGAAACCGGCATTGCATGGCCTGTACCATGTTGCCGCAGCACCTATCTCGAAGCTCGAGTTGCTGCGATTGGTTGCCAATCAGTACGGGAAAGACATAGAGATCGTTCCGGATAATGATTTCGTGATTGATCGTTCCCTGAATGGTCACCTGTTTTCTGCTGCGACAGGGTACACTTCGCCTCCGTGGCCGGAGCTGGTCGCACGGATGCATGCAAACCGGTAA
- a CDS encoding glycosyltransferase family 4 protein, producing MRVLIFSQYFWPESFGINALARSMQERGIAVTVLTGQPNYPDGIVFPGYAAWRTSREMLSGIEILRVPLVPRGVKSGLRLAVNYLSFLASASLVGPWMLRGAQYDAVFVYAPSPLLQALPAVFLSWWKRAPLVVWVQDLWPESLSATGFVRNKVMLGLVGSVVRYIYRHTDLILIPSQAFREPIRRLAPSKGCIAYYPNPFVEEPLGASTPSPDLSALVAEIASASSVVFAGNLGTAQSLDTILDAAERVSARGRLIRFFIVGSGSLSEWLAEEVERRGLKNVSLPGRFPSSAMMSIFASASALLVSLRDEPIFAQTIPSKVPGYLAAGKPIIASLNGEGARVVVEAKAGVACPAGDSEALADAVIHICGLDDDVRRVMGENGRRYAEKHFGLAGLTDDLIARLEALSAQRGASSR from the coding sequence CGGCATCGCCGTCACCGTCTTGACCGGACAACCGAACTATCCTGACGGTATTGTCTTCCCAGGCTACGCCGCGTGGCGCACCAGTAGGGAAATGCTAAGTGGTATCGAGATCTTGCGTGTTCCGCTCGTGCCGCGTGGTGTTAAATCCGGACTCAGGCTAGCGGTGAATTACCTGTCTTTCCTGGCCAGTGCCTCACTCGTGGGCCCGTGGATGCTGCGGGGTGCCCAGTACGACGCAGTCTTTGTGTATGCCCCATCGCCCCTTCTGCAGGCATTGCCTGCTGTGTTTCTTTCCTGGTGGAAGCGCGCGCCGCTGGTCGTGTGGGTTCAGGATTTGTGGCCGGAAAGCTTGTCCGCGACCGGTTTCGTGCGCAACAAGGTGATGCTTGGTCTAGTCGGGTCGGTGGTGCGATACATTTATCGACATACCGACTTGATACTCATTCCGTCGCAAGCGTTTCGGGAGCCCATTCGACGCCTGGCGCCCTCGAAGGGGTGCATCGCCTATTATCCGAACCCGTTTGTCGAGGAGCCCCTCGGCGCTAGTACGCCCTCGCCGGACTTGAGCGCCCTGGTTGCCGAGATCGCATCAGCGTCGTCAGTTGTCTTTGCTGGAAACCTGGGTACCGCGCAGTCGCTGGACACGATACTGGACGCGGCGGAGCGCGTTTCGGCGCGAGGCCGGTTGATTCGCTTCTTCATAGTGGGAAGCGGCAGTTTGTCGGAGTGGCTTGCCGAGGAGGTGGAGCGAAGGGGGCTGAAGAATGTCTCGCTGCCGGGGCGTTTCCCGTCCTCGGCAATGATGTCAATTTTCGCGTCGGCCTCCGCACTTCTGGTGAGTCTGCGCGATGAACCGATTTTCGCGCAGACGATCCCGAGCAAGGTGCCGGGCTACCTGGCGGCAGGAAAGCCGATTATCGCGTCGCTCAATGGTGAGGGAGCGCGCGTCGTCGTCGAGGCGAAAGCAGGAGTGGCGTGTCCGGCGGGCGACAGCGAGGCGCTCGCCGACGCCGTCATTCATATCTGTGGGCTGGATGACGATGTAAGGCGAGTAATGGGTGAAAATGGCCGCCGCTATGCTGAAAAGCATTTCGGTCTTGCCGGGCTGACGGATGATCTGATCGCCCGGCTGGAGGCACTATCGGCGCAACGGGGGGCATCGTCGCGATGA